A genome region from Bradyrhizobium guangzhouense includes the following:
- a CDS encoding uridylate kinase, giving the protein MSIKVMKFGGSSFRDAEAYRAVSRHIVDRLANDARQVVVVVSAMHGQTDVLKSLALSVNEICSTVALDTVLTAGEMISAGLLEAALQRHSVPTSSLFGYSIGIKTSLVLGRTVIEEVDNKPLLKALDYGRVVILAGAQGLDEGGRVSMLGRNSSDLTAVIAADMVGSGVCEVYSDVCGIYSADPRIVRQARLLPTVSYANASRIARCGAKVLHHGAIDYAAGRRIAISCKSLLPNEMAGTLVTDAGGGVCVVINPSATRVAFQSVFEKRNAEDVLRRLGIMWIDLEQDESPEGYLTHDAEAALTALHREGIHPVRSAQKIVVLALTGSKPKTYELRDLEAASYCAQRVHAELRTSGVEAPH; this is encoded by the coding sequence ATGTCAATCAAAGTAATGAAGTTTGGGGGATCGAGCTTTCGTGATGCGGAGGCGTACCGCGCTGTCTCCAGACATATAGTAGATAGGCTTGCAAATGACGCGCGGCAAGTCGTGGTCGTCGTTAGCGCGATGCACGGCCAGACGGACGTACTGAAGTCTCTAGCGCTCTCTGTGAATGAAATCTGCAGCACCGTTGCCTTGGACACCGTCCTGACAGCGGGAGAAATGATTTCCGCTGGACTTCTTGAGGCAGCATTGCAAAGACACTCGGTGCCGACATCATCGCTCTTTGGCTATTCGATTGGAATCAAGACATCCTTGGTTCTAGGTAGGACGGTCATCGAGGAGGTCGACAACAAACCGCTGCTAAAGGCGCTCGATTATGGCCGCGTGGTAATCCTTGCCGGAGCGCAGGGTCTGGATGAAGGTGGACGGGTCTCAATGCTCGGCCGCAATAGCTCGGATTTGACTGCGGTAATAGCCGCCGATATGGTGGGAAGTGGCGTTTGCGAAGTCTACTCGGATGTCTGTGGCATCTACTCCGCCGATCCGAGGATTGTGAGGCAAGCAAGGCTGCTCCCGACAGTCTCCTATGCCAACGCAAGTCGGATAGCACGCTGCGGGGCGAAAGTGCTTCACCATGGCGCAATCGACTATGCTGCCGGCCGGAGAATAGCCATCTCCTGCAAATCGTTACTGCCGAATGAGATGGCCGGTACTTTGGTGACTGACGCAGGAGGCGGGGTTTGCGTGGTCATCAACCCGTCAGCAACACGGGTTGCATTTCAAAGCGTCTTCGAAAAACGTAATGCTGAAGACGTTTTACGAAGGCTTGGTATCATGTGGATCGATCTCGAGCAGGATGAAAGCCCCGAGGGGTATTTGACGCATGACGCGGAGGCCGCGCTTACCGCTCTGCATCGGGAAGGCATCCACCCCGTGAGGAGTGCGCAGAAGATTGTTGTTTTAGCGCTCACCGGGTCCAAGCCAAAGACATACGAATTGCGAGATCTTGAGGCCGCTTCTTACTGTGCTCAGAGGGTCCATGCAGAGCTCCGCACTAGTGGGGTGGAAGCACCTCACTAG
- the rpoN gene encoding RNA polymerase factor sigma-54, translating to MSLGYQQNVRQSQSAVLSPRLAKAIKLLKLSNLDLADFVEEELECNPLLERDIDMLTQEDAGTTTDLFSEASGPDDASDLDSDAFDNSQQDGLSVDPGTRPELDAAPSPELDDLHSEPFDEDIPQNSDQDRLDVGTEASRSRSCQEDYNLEACVPKEITLRDHLTEQLGLALTSPTKRLIGRYLIDLVDDAGYLPQDLGNAAKRLGASQTDVDLVLATLQTFDPPGVFARSLKECFAIQLRERNRYDPAMQALVENLALVPEGVPALRSVCGESDEDIADMIAELRSLDSKPGHKFGSVRLELLIPDVFVRRGHHHNWVVELNSEAFPSISLNQVYYRDFKGKMRNRNDKAYLANKWSDARWLVSSLERRANTILKVASEIVRQQHDFFSYGVEHLRPLNLKAVADAAGVHESTVSRVTNNKYMASNRGRFELKYFFKPSIASAVGETAHSAEAVRHRIKRLIDSEAQASVLSDDAIVELLRSSGIDIARRTVAKYRGKMGIPPSVERRRQKQAALGYVSSTTPLNSPDRTEAA from the coding sequence ATGAGCCTGGGATATCAGCAGAATGTTCGGCAATCGCAATCAGCCGTACTATCGCCGCGCCTGGCGAAGGCGATAAAGCTGCTGAAATTGTCTAATCTCGATCTGGCTGATTTCGTGGAGGAGGAGCTCGAGTGCAATCCATTGCTGGAGCGCGACATAGACATGCTGACGCAAGAGGATGCCGGAACAACGACCGACCTCTTCAGCGAAGCCAGCGGTCCGGACGACGCTAGTGATCTTGACAGCGACGCGTTCGACAATAGCCAACAAGACGGCTTGAGCGTAGACCCTGGCACTCGCCCCGAGCTCGACGCGGCGCCCAGCCCGGAGCTTGACGATCTTCATTCCGAGCCATTTGATGAGGACATTCCTCAGAATTCGGACCAAGATCGGCTGGACGTCGGCACAGAGGCGTCCCGCAGCCGATCTTGTCAGGAAGACTATAATCTAGAGGCGTGCGTACCGAAAGAGATCACCCTCCGCGATCATTTGACCGAGCAGCTCGGACTCGCGCTGACGTCGCCCACAAAGCGACTCATCGGACGCTATCTAATCGACCTCGTCGATGACGCCGGATACTTGCCGCAAGACCTAGGAAATGCCGCCAAACGGCTGGGGGCCTCGCAAACAGATGTTGATCTCGTTCTGGCAACATTGCAGACGTTTGACCCTCCTGGCGTCTTCGCTCGTTCTTTGAAAGAATGTTTCGCGATCCAGCTGCGCGAGCGCAACCGCTATGACCCAGCGATGCAGGCACTGGTTGAGAACCTCGCTCTTGTACCTGAGGGGGTTCCTGCCCTGCGCAGCGTTTGCGGAGAGAGCGATGAGGACATCGCCGATATGATTGCGGAACTTCGGTCACTCGACTCGAAGCCGGGACATAAGTTTGGTTCGGTGCGCCTGGAACTTTTGATCCCAGATGTCTTTGTTCGCCGGGGTCATCACCACAATTGGGTAGTCGAGCTGAACAGTGAAGCGTTTCCCAGCATTTCGCTGAATCAGGTTTATTATCGCGATTTCAAGGGCAAAATGCGCAACCGTAATGACAAGGCCTACCTGGCCAATAAGTGGTCTGATGCACGCTGGCTGGTAAGTTCACTTGAGAGACGTGCGAACACAATCTTGAAAGTTGCGAGCGAAATTGTGCGTCAGCAACATGACTTTTTCTCCTACGGCGTAGAGCATCTACGACCCCTCAATCTGAAAGCAGTGGCCGACGCCGCGGGGGTGCATGAGTCCACCGTTTCACGCGTAACGAACAACAAGTACATGGCCTCCAATCGTGGACGGTTCGAGCTCAAATACTTCTTCAAACCATCCATTGCTTCAGCCGTCGGCGAGACGGCTCACTCGGCAGAGGCTGTTCGCCACCGCATTAAGAGGCTCATCGACTCCGAGGCCCAAGCATCAGTGCTCTCAGATGACGCAATCGTCGAGCTATTGCGTTCCTCTGGGATCGATATAGCGCGCCGGACGGTCGCAAAATACCGTGGCAAAATGGGCATCCCTCCGTCCGTGGAGCGACGGCGCCAGAAGCAAGCTGCTCTCGGCTATGTTTCCTCAACGACTCCGCTCAATTCCCCAGACCGTACGGAGGCGGCTTGA
- a CDS encoding cold-shock protein has translation MATGIVKWFNARKGYGFIRPDDGGPDVFVHASAVAKAGRSDLAEGIRICYELRTSAAGRTFAEDLSIP, from the coding sequence ATGGCAACAGGTATCGTGAAATGGTTCAACGCAAGAAAGGGATATGGCTTCATCAGACCGGATGACGGAGGTCCGGACGTATTCGTACACGCCAGCGCGGTCGCAAAAGCCGGAAGAAGCGACTTAGCCGAAGGCATACGAATTTGCTACGAGCTCAGGACCAGTGCGGCAGGCCGAACCTTTGCAGAGGACCTCAGCATCCCCTAG
- the istB gene encoding IS21-like element helper ATPase IstB, with translation MSVTNTVDAARLNLLLNELRLPAIKVLWAQFAEQSDKEGWPAGRFLATIAEHEIAERGRRRTERHLVEARLPTGKTFDSFDFEAVPMISKAQVMALAAGDSWLGKGANLLLFGPPGGGKSHLAAAIGLALIENGWRVLFTRTTDLVQKLQLARRELNLEAAINRLDRFDLLILDDLAYVTKDQAETSVLFELISARYERRSMLITANQPFGEWNRVFPDPAMTLAAIDRLVHHATIVEMNVESYRRRTALERKRGPGRPPSHATPKTVAD, from the coding sequence ATGAGCGTAACGAACACGGTTGATGCCGCGCGCCTCAATCTGCTGCTCAATGAGCTCCGTCTGCCTGCCATCAAGGTGCTGTGGGCGCAATTTGCCGAACAGTCCGACAAGGAAGGCTGGCCGGCCGGCCGCTTCCTCGCGACCATCGCCGAGCACGAGATTGCCGAACGCGGCCGCCGTCGGACCGAACGACACCTTGTCGAAGCACGTTTGCCCACCGGAAAGACCTTCGACAGCTTCGACTTCGAAGCCGTGCCGATGATCTCAAAGGCGCAGGTGATGGCGCTCGCCGCCGGTGACAGCTGGCTGGGCAAGGGCGCCAATTTGCTGTTGTTCGGCCCGCCCGGCGGCGGAAAGAGCCACTTGGCGGCAGCGATCGGCCTGGCCCTCATCGAGAACGGATGGCGCGTCCTCTTCACCCGGACCACCGATCTCGTGCAGAAGCTCCAGCTAGCGCGACGCGAGCTTAACCTCGAGGCGGCCATCAATCGTCTCGATCGCTTCGATCTCCTGATTCTTGATGATCTCGCTTACGTCACCAAGGATCAGGCCGAGACCAGCGTGCTGTTCGAGCTCATCAGTGCACGCTACGAGCGCCGCTCGATGCTGATCACCGCCAATCAGCCATTCGGCGAATGGAACAGGGTCTTCCCGGACCCCGCCATGACCCTGGCCGCTATCGATCGCCTCGTTCATCACGCCACCATCGTCGAGATGAACGTCGAGAGCTATCGCAGACGGACCGCCCTCGAACGAAAACGCGGTCCCGGACGGCCGCCATCGCACGCGACACCCAAAACCGTCGCTGATTGA